The following coding sequences are from one Pyxidicoccus xibeiensis window:
- a CDS encoding RNA polymerase sigma factor: MRVQRIATVVDFPVAYSIDVHLDGFEEFAQRVRPMLLALAKRLCGHGGIDPEDLVQEALARALVHHAALAHQPEPVLRAWLCRALTNHFLDLCRKRRTEVLEQERDLRLVRGEVEAPDAMSGEAWEHISEKDFRAAIAQLPNPRVREAYELHATGLRYRAIAQRMGVPEGTVGSWLFQARKELKVLLLPLTGGDGGGGAT, from the coding sequence ATGAGGGTCCAGCGCATTGCCACGGTGGTCGATTTCCCCGTGGCCTACAGTATCGACGTGCATCTCGACGGTTTCGAGGAGTTCGCGCAACGAGTCAGGCCCATGTTGCTGGCCCTGGCGAAGCGGCTGTGCGGGCACGGGGGAATCGATCCGGAAGACCTGGTGCAGGAGGCGCTGGCTCGCGCGCTCGTGCACCACGCGGCGCTGGCGCACCAGCCGGAGCCCGTGCTGCGCGCGTGGCTGTGCCGCGCGTTGACCAACCACTTCCTGGACCTGTGCCGCAAGCGCCGCACGGAGGTGCTGGAGCAGGAGCGGGACCTGCGGCTGGTGCGCGGCGAGGTGGAGGCGCCGGACGCGATGTCGGGCGAGGCCTGGGAGCACATCTCCGAGAAGGACTTCCGCGCCGCCATCGCCCAGCTCCCCAACCCGCGCGTGCGCGAGGCGTACGAGCTGCACGCCACCGGGCTGCGCTACCGCGCCATTGCCCAGCGCATGGGCGTGCCCGAGGGCACCGTGGGCAGCTGGCTGTTCCAGGCGCGCAAGGAGCTCAAGGTGCTGCTGCTTCCGCTGACCGGGGGTGACGGCGGGGGAGGGGCGACATGA
- a CDS encoding tetratricopeptide repeat protein produces the protein MSPQCHKLYLFLDGELGPVDEENFRHHLARCETCAAGLHEALQLEMLSLHALRDVNAPALAPAEELDFDAPAPMAREPASRRPRLRALSRRGWAVGVGAAVLAAGLAAFFVFAPASPDVSQEVWLAQAPTRLLEARVAYPRADGHRPYTPMRGGPEAPSTAPPLPLRELADLEDAGDLHGIAAAYLVRKDLRQASDFLQRSPPSADRDSDLAVVALEQGHHEEALALLEGVLRREPEHPQALWNRALVLREMGLTLLAAEAFDAVAKRGEPGWSEEARIRARALRQETQARGRAWKAALAAVRDLMVDGQARLPLEEARQYPGIVRLAFYDAVRAAPSRAQALRLLPLAEVLDGVQGGDVLRGYVRQVAERDFGRRAPLARDYARLVRGELREPRAFVEALHRSGEEDLYLGALVLVSPTSEDAARRREAFTRLAGTGQDPWLVLVAERELATQEEHEGQWWKAEARLKAALEACQGRGLAFRCATLKKRLADLYLALNRPAEAFEQAWSGWQSSRKLGEWELEQQFLQELAHIARYRLDVTAARAYLRESLARTPEVCEQRTYVHRNLAYLSWLDFDPRGARQELEQALECGQPPGLPGALLLSYLARFGSGAHDADLLRRTLSELRRGQPTPGEQVQLAFAEGQFILEQDRAAGRELLRGAIQQADALPDDVDARKTRMGAYSVLVNDAGRRGGAGEVLALVGAALRMDVPERCVLGVAVDYERSVVAVRGPEGELLGHFDAGRVAPLGRDASGLVPASLQAALRGCERVDVLALPPVHGLTGLLPADLAWSYRVGRATPAASPRPGGRHLVVTGVEAPASLGLPRLAPLEPPSVPDPHRLELSGARATPSRVLEAMADASEVELHAHGAYSPEMSDASLVVLAPEEDGREAA, from the coding sequence ATGAGCCCCCAGTGCCACAAGCTGTACCTCTTCCTGGACGGGGAGCTGGGCCCGGTGGACGAGGAGAACTTCCGCCACCACCTGGCCCGCTGTGAGACATGCGCGGCCGGCCTGCACGAGGCGCTGCAGCTGGAGATGCTCAGCCTGCATGCCCTGCGGGACGTGAACGCCCCGGCGCTGGCGCCGGCGGAGGAGCTCGACTTCGACGCGCCCGCGCCGATGGCCCGGGAGCCCGCGAGTCGCCGGCCGCGGCTCCGGGCCCTGTCGCGGCGCGGGTGGGCCGTGGGCGTGGGGGCTGCGGTCCTGGCCGCGGGGCTCGCGGCCTTCTTCGTCTTCGCGCCCGCGTCGCCCGACGTGTCCCAGGAGGTGTGGCTGGCCCAGGCGCCCACCCGCCTGCTGGAGGCGCGGGTGGCCTACCCGCGCGCGGACGGGCACCGTCCCTACACCCCCATGCGCGGCGGCCCGGAGGCTCCGTCCACCGCGCCCCCGCTGCCGCTGCGCGAGCTGGCGGACCTGGAGGACGCGGGCGACCTGCACGGCATCGCCGCCGCGTACCTCGTGCGCAAGGACTTGCGGCAGGCGTCGGACTTCCTCCAGCGCTCGCCGCCGTCCGCGGACCGGGACAGCGACCTGGCCGTCGTCGCGCTGGAGCAGGGGCACCACGAGGAGGCGCTCGCGCTGCTGGAGGGCGTGCTGCGCCGGGAGCCGGAGCACCCGCAGGCGCTGTGGAACCGGGCGCTGGTGCTGAGGGAGATGGGGCTGACGCTGCTGGCGGCGGAGGCCTTCGACGCGGTGGCGAAGCGGGGCGAGCCGGGCTGGAGCGAGGAGGCGCGCATCCGCGCCCGGGCGCTGCGACAGGAGACGCAGGCGCGGGGCCGGGCCTGGAAGGCGGCCCTGGCGGCCGTGCGCGACTTGATGGTGGACGGGCAGGCGCGGCTGCCGCTGGAGGAGGCGCGGCAGTACCCGGGCATCGTCCGGCTGGCCTTCTACGACGCGGTGAGGGCGGCGCCCTCCCGGGCCCAGGCGCTGCGGCTGCTGCCGCTGGCCGAGGTGCTGGACGGGGTGCAGGGGGGCGACGTGCTGCGCGGCTACGTGCGGCAGGTGGCGGAGCGGGACTTCGGCCGCCGGGCGCCGCTGGCGCGGGACTATGCGCGGCTGGTGCGCGGCGAGCTGCGCGAGCCCCGTGCCTTCGTCGAGGCGCTGCACCGCTCGGGCGAGGAGGACCTCTACCTGGGGGCGCTCGTCCTCGTGTCGCCGACGTCGGAGGACGCCGCGCGCAGGCGGGAGGCCTTCACGCGCCTGGCCGGGACGGGACAGGACCCGTGGCTGGTGCTGGTGGCCGAGCGCGAGCTGGCCACGCAGGAGGAGCACGAGGGCCAGTGGTGGAAGGCGGAGGCACGGCTGAAGGCGGCGCTGGAGGCGTGCCAGGGCCGGGGGCTGGCCTTCCGCTGCGCCACGCTGAAGAAGCGGCTGGCGGACCTGTACCTCGCGCTCAACCGCCCGGCGGAGGCCTTCGAGCAGGCGTGGAGCGGCTGGCAGTCGTCCCGGAAGCTGGGCGAGTGGGAGCTGGAGCAGCAGTTCCTCCAGGAGCTGGCGCACATCGCCCGCTACCGGCTGGACGTCACCGCCGCGCGCGCGTACCTGCGCGAGTCGCTGGCGCGCACCCCGGAGGTCTGCGAGCAGCGCACGTACGTCCACCGCAACCTCGCGTACCTGTCCTGGCTGGACTTCGACCCGAGGGGCGCGCGGCAGGAGCTGGAGCAGGCGCTGGAGTGCGGCCAGCCGCCGGGCCTGCCCGGGGCGCTGCTGCTGTCGTACCTGGCGCGCTTCGGCTCCGGTGCGCACGACGCGGACCTCCTGCGCCGCACGCTGTCCGAGCTGCGCCGCGGCCAGCCCACGCCGGGCGAGCAGGTGCAGCTGGCCTTCGCCGAGGGGCAGTTCATCCTGGAGCAGGACCGCGCCGCGGGCCGCGAGCTGCTGCGCGGCGCCATCCAGCAGGCGGACGCGCTGCCCGACGACGTGGACGCGCGCAAGACGCGGATGGGCGCCTACAGCGTGCTGGTGAACGACGCCGGCCGGCGCGGGGGCGCGGGCGAGGTGCTGGCCCTCGTCGGCGCCGCGCTGCGCATGGACGTGCCCGAGCGGTGCGTGCTGGGCGTGGCCGTCGACTACGAGCGCTCCGTCGTCGCCGTGCGCGGGCCGGAAGGCGAGCTGCTGGGGCACTTCGACGCGGGCCGCGTCGCGCCGCTGGGGCGGGACGCGTCCGGGCTGGTGCCGGCGTCGCTGCAGGCCGCGCTGCGCGGCTGTGAGCGCGTGGACGTGCTGGCCCTGCCGCCCGTGCACGGGCTGACGGGCCTGCTGCCCGCGGACCTGGCGTGGAGCTACCGCGTGGGCCGCGCCACGCCCGCGGCGAGCCCCCGTCCCGGCGGGCGCCACCTGGTCGTCACCGGCGTGGAGGCGCCCGCCTCGCTGGGCCTGCCCCGGCTGGCGCCCCTGGAGCCCCCGTCCGTGCCGGACCCGCACCGGCTGGAGCTCAGCGGCGCGCGGGCCACGCCGTCGCGCGTGCTGGAGGCCATGGCGGACGCCAGCGAGGTGGAGCTGCACGCGCACGGGGCCTACAGCCCGGAGATGTCGGACGCGTCGCTGGTGGTGCTGGCGCCGGAGGAGGACGGGCGCGAGGCGGCGTGA
- a CDS encoding SMI1/KNR4 family protein, with amino-acid sequence MPPSLLPPALASRLSSFSLAPAPTPEELEQFERGLPHPLPADFREFLLQFHCALLHDCSTGFRDAVEREVRTSHILGLSEFEHGGAEIPSDVLVFASQRGSINRFGIQLADRRDSPRGTVWFFDSNAPSETEDLYVARECAPSFSAFLAQLTPHPEDPVDPVAPVSQAAPDDPNDPWLHPEALEKVPADLPTPEKPLVLAGHGHAIGGARLEVYVDTWVPDLEARKYGYEPDRATVRYSLEVHAAESSGEDGAPEPYASTLPVAEANGGRHPSLVEWSTLVLGPEGDWDAWYGNDAPSLQDNRLTVLERSGADLKVRWEASYSQYGRDFAFLFEGPVHFEGIRFDVKDPADVDRVLASAFGGAHRPEEWTRTVGERQDRGEHVSEDRRYRFPVTLVPA; translated from the coding sequence ATGCCTCCCAGCCTCCTTCCGCCCGCACTCGCTTCTCGTCTCTCGAGCTTCTCCCTGGCGCCCGCGCCCACCCCGGAGGAACTGGAGCAGTTCGAGCGCGGCCTTCCTCACCCGCTGCCTGCTGACTTCCGGGAGTTCCTCCTCCAGTTCCACTGCGCGCTCCTGCATGACTGTTCCACGGGGTTCCGCGACGCAGTGGAGAGGGAGGTGAGGACCAGCCACATCCTCGGCCTGAGCGAGTTCGAGCATGGGGGCGCGGAAATCCCTTCCGACGTGCTGGTCTTCGCGAGCCAGCGGGGCTCCATCAACCGCTTCGGAATCCAGCTCGCCGACCGGCGGGACTCGCCCCGGGGAACCGTCTGGTTCTTCGACAGCAACGCGCCGAGCGAGACCGAGGACCTCTACGTCGCGCGTGAATGCGCGCCGTCCTTCAGCGCGTTCCTCGCCCAGCTTACGCCGCATCCGGAGGACCCGGTGGACCCGGTGGCCCCGGTGTCCCAGGCCGCCCCGGACGACCCGAATGACCCCTGGCTCCATCCCGAGGCCCTGGAGAAGGTTCCCGCGGACCTGCCCACGCCCGAGAAGCCGCTCGTGCTGGCCGGGCATGGGCATGCGATTGGAGGGGCGCGCCTCGAAGTCTACGTGGACACGTGGGTCCCCGACCTCGAGGCCCGCAAGTACGGCTACGAGCCCGACCGCGCCACGGTGAGGTACTCGCTGGAAGTCCATGCCGCCGAGAGCTCCGGCGAGGATGGCGCGCCGGAGCCGTACGCATCGACCCTCCCGGTCGCCGAGGCGAACGGAGGGCGGCATCCGAGCCTCGTGGAGTGGTCGACACTCGTCCTCGGTCCGGAGGGCGACTGGGATGCGTGGTACGGCAACGACGCGCCGAGCCTGCAGGACAACCGGCTGACGGTGCTGGAGCGCTCCGGCGCGGACCTGAAGGTGCGCTGGGAGGCGAGCTACTCGCAGTACGGCCGGGACTTCGCCTTCCTCTTCGAGGGCCCGGTCCACTTCGAGGGAATCCGCTTCGACGTGAAGGACCCCGCGGACGTCGACCGCGTGCTCGCGTCCGCGTTCGGTGGCGCCCACCGGCCCGAGGAGTGGACCCGGACGGTGGGCGAGCGCCAGGACCGCGGGGAGCACGTGTCGGAGGACCGGCGCTACCGCTTCCCCGTCACGCTCGTGCCCGCGTGA
- a CDS encoding alpha/beta fold hydrolase — protein sequence MRELIELDVKGHRLWGTYHAPAPARRGAVGFLFLNPGHVPRSGHGGLSARAADGLAAQGFPCFRVDLPGLGDSDGTLPDTTAELYQFVCGGGFVEVAQAVREELVKRHGLKGLVVGGLCGAATTSLYLADRNPEGIAGVFMFEPEFYLSEQEAAATGGEEAKPEAEPATWRSRLPLRRVTSKLFSYWGWMRMLTRENEYARLFRYVPFPRQLVLDLLMDWGSLPAVANVPLVRAWQRLVERGLPVLVITAEGKLRDIYFDRIHRSAFSDLKLPMVERLRLRGTNHIFTTGGAIDACVGHLARWAAEHFREERAGVAVPQPHVAELHGVAR from the coding sequence ATGAGGGAGCTGATCGAGTTGGACGTGAAGGGGCACCGGCTGTGGGGCACGTACCACGCACCGGCGCCGGCCCGGCGCGGCGCGGTGGGCTTCCTCTTCCTCAACCCGGGGCATGTGCCGCGCTCGGGGCACGGCGGCCTGTCGGCGCGCGCGGCGGACGGGCTCGCGGCGCAGGGCTTCCCGTGCTTCCGCGTGGACCTGCCGGGGCTGGGGGACTCGGATGGCACGCTGCCGGACACGACGGCGGAGCTGTACCAGTTCGTCTGTGGGGGCGGCTTCGTGGAAGTGGCGCAGGCGGTGCGCGAGGAGCTGGTGAAGCGCCACGGGCTGAAGGGCCTGGTGGTGGGCGGGCTGTGCGGGGCGGCGACGACTTCGCTCTATCTGGCGGACCGCAATCCGGAGGGAATCGCCGGCGTCTTCATGTTCGAGCCCGAGTTCTACCTGTCCGAGCAGGAGGCGGCCGCCACCGGAGGCGAGGAGGCGAAGCCGGAGGCGGAGCCCGCGACGTGGCGCTCGCGGCTGCCGCTGCGGCGGGTGACGTCGAAGCTCTTCTCGTACTGGGGCTGGATGCGGATGCTGACGCGGGAGAACGAGTACGCGCGGCTGTTCCGCTACGTGCCCTTCCCGCGCCAGCTGGTGCTGGACCTGCTGATGGACTGGGGCTCGCTGCCGGCGGTGGCCAACGTCCCCCTGGTGCGGGCGTGGCAGCGGCTGGTGGAGCGGGGGCTGCCGGTGCTCGTCATCACCGCCGAGGGCAAGCTGCGGGACATCTACTTCGACCGCATCCACCGGTCGGCGTTCTCGGACCTGAAGCTGCCCATGGTGGAGCGACTGCGGCTGCGGGGCACCAACCACATCTTCACCACGGGCGGGGCCATCGACGCGTGCGTCGGCCACCTGGCGCGCTGGGCGGCAGAGCACTTCCGCGAGGAGCGTGCCGGCGTGGCGGTGCCCCAGCCTCACGTGGCGGAGCTGCACGGCGTGGCCCGGTGA
- a CDS encoding serine aminopeptidase domain-containing protein has protein sequence MQALTESPGYLTRGGDSLYYVHHRAAGGCRAAVVLAGPLGLERSHAYIVWTRWARHLAALGVDVLRLDYRGGGESTGRFADMTLQHWEEDVRAGLAHLRRECPGVPVVMHGLRLGALLAARVFHTDAADGLLLWDPPESGRAHLMELLRRKVAADNLEGTGGSARSRDDYVAELEAGGLMEVEGLSWSRALWRSTEAYELALPARDDARPWRVVHLDGRPAERCLAPGWSRSVRVPRPFFWTTSNKLLPDVGELFEDSASFVSRVGDTASAAGVRS, from the coding sequence ATGCAGGCCTTGACTGAGTCTCCGGGGTATCTCACCCGGGGAGGAGACTCGCTCTATTACGTCCACCACCGCGCCGCGGGAGGGTGTCGTGCGGCGGTGGTGCTGGCAGGGCCGCTGGGCCTGGAGCGTTCGCACGCCTACATCGTCTGGACGCGGTGGGCGCGGCACCTGGCCGCCCTGGGCGTGGACGTGCTCCGGCTGGACTACCGGGGTGGCGGCGAGAGCACGGGCCGCTTCGCGGACATGACGCTCCAGCACTGGGAGGAGGACGTGCGCGCGGGGCTGGCGCACCTGCGTCGCGAGTGTCCCGGAGTGCCGGTGGTGATGCACGGCCTGCGCCTGGGGGCGCTGCTGGCGGCGCGGGTGTTCCACACGGACGCGGCGGACGGCCTGCTGCTGTGGGACCCGCCCGAGTCCGGCCGCGCGCACCTGATGGAGCTGCTGCGCCGGAAGGTGGCGGCGGACAACCTGGAGGGGACGGGGGGATCCGCCCGCTCGCGCGACGACTACGTGGCGGAGCTGGAGGCGGGAGGGCTCATGGAGGTGGAGGGCCTCTCCTGGTCCCGCGCCCTGTGGCGCAGCACCGAGGCGTATGAGCTGGCGCTGCCCGCGCGGGACGACGCCCGGCCCTGGCGGGTGGTGCACCTGGATGGCCGTCCGGCGGAGCGCTGCCTGGCGCCGGGCTGGAGCCGCTCCGTGCGGGTGCCCCGGCCCTTCTTCTGGACGACGAGCAACAAGCTGTTGCCGGACGTGGGGGAACTTTTCGAGGACAGCGCGTCCTTCGTCAGCAGGGTGGGTGACACGGCTTCGGCAGCGGGGGTGAGGTCATGA
- a CDS encoding endonuclease/exonuclease/phosphatase family protein, producing MKVPELLEHLPGVGPLLTRLPGGPEEPPPRREPTVTFPDFEAVPLPKTERALGDGRTFIVRHPDVRPPTGPGLTVMSYNILLGGQRRQALLDYFDHLEAQGRLPDVIGLQEANVPITVLLARRYGFHMAYQGHDGGPGARLVNGKAFLSRHPLVDAAHFTYSLSDAEREAAIARRGDPCELPEDRGALYVRLEVDGHPVVLFNVHHTLGDSGINARNLRQLNGLLRHREVAHAVVLGDFNANTAIKRGGSWLMAHLLTYDDTDTVEEYAVRYGEPHASVGDRGVGNIADPRLRHELHVLELELPETIAHATLAQVRLADGTTMTPKQACSELKSGKVPRGSEHWLRLQDVADSATLTSLPDESGKVPATGKRFDNIYATPGLVPLLFEVDRSTESSDHQPVIAHYTVCAPGAREVKPPSGNSKPA from the coding sequence ATGAAGGTGCCCGAGCTCCTGGAGCATCTGCCTGGGGTCGGCCCCCTGCTCACCCGCCTTCCCGGCGGGCCGGAGGAGCCGCCTCCCCGCCGCGAGCCCACCGTCACCTTCCCTGACTTCGAGGCCGTGCCGCTGCCGAAGACGGAGCGGGCGCTGGGTGATGGCCGCACCTTCATCGTGCGGCACCCCGACGTGCGTCCACCGACGGGGCCGGGGCTGACGGTGATGTCCTACAACATCCTGCTCGGAGGTCAGCGCCGGCAGGCCCTGCTGGACTACTTCGACCACCTGGAGGCGCAGGGGCGGCTGCCGGACGTCATCGGCCTGCAGGAGGCCAACGTCCCCATCACCGTGCTGCTGGCGCGGCGCTACGGCTTCCACATGGCCTACCAGGGCCATGACGGTGGCCCCGGGGCGCGGCTGGTCAACGGCAAGGCCTTCCTCAGCCGCCACCCGCTGGTGGACGCGGCGCACTTCACCTACTCCCTGTCCGACGCCGAGCGTGAGGCCGCCATCGCGCGGCGGGGCGACCCGTGCGAGCTGCCGGAGGACCGGGGCGCGCTCTACGTGCGCCTGGAGGTGGACGGGCACCCGGTGGTGCTCTTCAACGTGCACCACACGCTGGGCGACTCCGGCATCAACGCCCGCAACCTGCGCCAGCTCAACGGGCTGCTGCGCCACCGCGAGGTCGCCCACGCGGTGGTGCTGGGGGACTTCAACGCCAACACCGCCATCAAACGCGGCGGCTCCTGGCTGATGGCGCACCTGTTGACCTACGACGACACGGACACGGTGGAGGAGTACGCGGTGCGCTACGGCGAGCCGCACGCCAGCGTGGGTGACCGGGGCGTGGGCAACATCGCCGACCCGCGCCTGCGGCACGAGCTGCACGTGCTGGAGCTGGAGCTGCCGGAGACCATCGCCCATGCCACCCTGGCCCAGGTGCGCCTGGCGGATGGCACGACGATGACGCCGAAGCAGGCCTGCTCCGAGCTGAAGTCGGGCAAGGTGCCACGCGGCAGCGAGCACTGGCTGCGGCTGCAGGACGTCGCCGACAGCGCCACCCTCACGTCGCTGCCCGACGAGAGCGGCAAGGTGCCCGCCACCGGCAAGCGCTTCGACAACATCTACGCCACGCCCGGGCTGGTGCCGCTGCTCTTCGAGGTGGACCGCAGCACCGAGTCCTCCGACCACCAGCCCGTCATCGCGCATTACACCGTGTGCGCGCCGGGGGCGCGAGAGGTCAAGCCGCCGTCCGGCAACAGCAAGCCGGCGTGA
- a CDS encoding peptidoglycan-binding protein, whose protein sequence is MNELELDRVYRRGEQGRGVKRIQEWLSLSGFAVAIDGDFGAATEAALKRFQAKAGLTVTGVADAVTFDRLVAPMKAAVATIPTQGRSLGALVVAYASQHLAQRPREVGGDNRGPWVRLYMDGHEGPAWAWCTGFATFCIQQAAKTLGVPTPVARTYSCDSLAHFGREQGRFLSTLTAPPDRALIRPGSLFLRRRTATDWEHAGIVTEVDEETFQSIEGNTNDEGGHEGYEVCARTRGFRNMDFVLL, encoded by the coding sequence ATGAACGAGCTCGAGCTGGACAGGGTGTACCGCCGAGGCGAGCAGGGCCGCGGCGTGAAGCGCATCCAGGAGTGGCTGTCCCTCTCCGGATTCGCGGTCGCCATCGACGGTGACTTCGGCGCCGCGACGGAGGCGGCGCTCAAGCGGTTCCAGGCGAAGGCCGGCCTCACCGTGACGGGCGTCGCGGACGCCGTCACCTTCGACCGGCTGGTGGCGCCGATGAAGGCCGCCGTCGCCACGATTCCCACCCAGGGCCGCTCGCTGGGCGCGCTGGTGGTGGCCTACGCCTCGCAGCACCTGGCGCAGCGCCCGCGCGAGGTGGGCGGGGACAACCGCGGCCCGTGGGTGCGCCTGTACATGGACGGCCACGAGGGCCCCGCGTGGGCCTGGTGCACGGGCTTCGCCACCTTCTGCATCCAGCAGGCGGCGAAGACGCTCGGCGTGCCCACGCCGGTGGCGCGCACGTACTCCTGCGACTCGCTGGCCCACTTCGGCCGGGAGCAGGGGCGCTTCCTGTCCACGCTCACCGCGCCGCCCGACCGCGCCCTCATCCGGCCCGGCAGCCTCTTCCTGCGCCGCAGGACGGCCACGGACTGGGAGCACGCCGGCATCGTCACCGAGGTGGACGAGGAGACCTTCCAGTCCATCGAGGGCAACACCAACGACGAGGGCGGCCACGAGGGCTACGAGGTCTGCGCGCGCACGCGGGGCTTCAGGAACATGGACTTCGTGCTGCTGTGA
- a CDS encoding PQQ-dependent sugar dehydrogenase codes for MLRRRPPVLALLGIVVFATGLLMSPAACPGVVGGGGPDEPPPTVEPPDAPGSDAEPLPGDPDAGPGPEAPDSGDPIVPYGLDARPANPTCVAPARPAEPTGVALQRVFPRLAFQQPLHVLQAPGDNRRVYVVEKEGRVRVFANEADPASSALFIDLSGRVNASHNETGLLGMAFHPRFASNGEVFLSYVGDDRGGKLNSYIVRYVSRDGGATLDPRSEELVLQLAQPWSYHNGGHLAFGPDGYLYIGFGDGGGRLDENRTAQNPDQLLGKLLRLDVDGARPYAIPASNPYANGGGRKEIYALGFRNPWRWSFDRRTGALWMGDVGEKRYEEINRVTRGSNHGWSVLEGTACVRGSPCATQGLTPPVATYGRDEGVSVTGGYVYRGGAVPALVGLYVFGDFGSGRLWTLPSDAMPGGGVKPKPLLSTSLNIASFGELNDGELLLVDFSGGGLHRLVPAQPAPGDPFPTRLSETGCVDAADPTRPAGGLIPYGVNVELWSDGADKERFLAVPDGKTVAVGVDGTLDFPPGTVTVKSFLLEGRRVETRLFMRHPDGSWAGYSYEWNEAGTDAVLLSTGKVKAVAGRTWTFPSRGECMQCHNAAAGHVLGLEVAQLNGDFVYPAQRKAHQLLTLEHIGLLTLPAVPDSLPRLPAVDGSAALEARARAYLHTNCAACHRPNGLGRGEADLRFTTELARAGVCDVVPELGGMGVPGARLVLPGHPEKSLVSLRMHALDTFRMPPLATRHVDTAGAALVDAWISSLTVCPQRL; via the coding sequence AAGCGCCCGACTCCGGAGACCCCATCGTGCCGTACGGCCTCGACGCCCGGCCCGCCAACCCCACCTGCGTCGCCCCGGCCCGGCCCGCGGAGCCCACTGGAGTGGCCCTCCAGCGGGTCTTCCCCCGGCTGGCGTTCCAGCAGCCGCTCCACGTGCTCCAGGCCCCCGGCGACAACCGCCGCGTCTACGTGGTGGAGAAGGAGGGCCGGGTGCGCGTCTTCGCCAACGAGGCGGACCCCGCCAGCAGCGCGCTGTTCATCGACCTCTCCGGGCGGGTGAATGCCTCGCACAACGAGACGGGGCTGCTCGGCATGGCCTTCCACCCGCGCTTCGCGAGCAACGGGGAGGTGTTCCTGTCCTATGTCGGGGATGACCGTGGCGGGAAGCTGAACTCGTACATCGTCCGCTACGTCAGCCGGGATGGGGGCGCCACGTTGGACCCGCGCAGCGAGGAGCTCGTCCTCCAGCTCGCGCAGCCCTGGTCGTACCACAACGGAGGACACCTCGCGTTCGGCCCGGATGGCTACCTGTACATCGGCTTCGGTGACGGCGGAGGCCGTCTGGACGAGAACCGCACCGCGCAGAACCCGGACCAACTGCTGGGCAAGCTGCTGCGCCTCGACGTGGATGGCGCGCGGCCGTATGCCATTCCCGCCAGCAACCCGTATGCGAACGGTGGCGGACGGAAGGAAATCTACGCCCTCGGCTTCCGCAACCCGTGGCGCTGGAGCTTCGACCGGCGCACCGGCGCGCTGTGGATGGGCGACGTGGGCGAGAAGCGCTACGAGGAAATCAACCGCGTGACGCGAGGGAGCAACCACGGCTGGAGCGTCCTCGAGGGCACGGCCTGTGTGCGGGGCAGCCCGTGTGCCACGCAGGGGCTGACGCCTCCGGTGGCCACCTATGGCCGCGACGAGGGCGTGTCCGTCACCGGCGGCTACGTGTACCGCGGCGGCGCGGTGCCGGCGCTCGTGGGGCTGTACGTCTTCGGGGACTTCGGCTCGGGCCGCCTCTGGACGCTCCCGAGCGACGCCATGCCCGGCGGTGGGGTGAAGCCGAAGCCACTGCTCTCCACCTCGCTCAACATCGCCTCCTTCGGAGAGCTGAATGACGGAGAGCTGCTCCTGGTGGACTTCAGCGGAGGCGGGCTGCACCGCCTCGTCCCCGCGCAGCCGGCGCCGGGCGACCCGTTCCCCACGCGTCTGTCGGAGACGGGCTGCGTGGACGCGGCGGACCCCACTCGGCCCGCGGGCGGACTCATCCCCTATGGCGTGAATGTCGAGCTCTGGTCCGACGGCGCGGACAAGGAGCGCTTCCTCGCGGTGCCGGACGGGAAGACGGTGGCGGTGGGGGTGGACGGGACGCTCGACTTCCCGCCGGGCACCGTGACGGTGAAGAGCTTCCTGCTGGAGGGCCGGCGGGTGGAGACGCGCCTCTTCATGCGCCACCCGGACGGCAGCTGGGCCGGCTACAGCTACGAGTGGAACGAGGCCGGCACGGACGCGGTGCTGCTGAGCACGGGCAAGGTGAAGGCCGTGGCCGGCCGCACGTGGACCTTCCCCAGCCGGGGCGAGTGCATGCAGTGTCACAACGCCGCGGCGGGGCACGTGCTGGGGCTGGAGGTGGCGCAGCTCAACGGGGACTTCGTCTACCCGGCGCAGCGCAAGGCCCACCAGCTGCTGACGCTGGAGCACATCGGCCTGCTGACGCTGCCGGCGGTGCCGGACTCGCTGCCGCGCCTGCCGGCCGTGGACGGCTCCGCGGCGCTGGAGGCGCGGGCACGCGCGTACCTCCACACCAACTGCGCCGCATGCCACCGCCCCAATGGGCTCGGCCGGGGAGAGGCCGACCTGCGCTTCACCACGGAGCTGGCTCGCGCGGGCGTGTGTGACGTGGTGCCGGAGCTGGGCGGAATGGGCGTGCCCGGGGCGCGGCTGGTGCTGCCGGGCCACCCGGAGAAGTCCCTCGTGTCCCTTCGCATGCACGCGCTGGACACGTTCCGCATGCCCCCGCTCGCCACCCGCCACGTGGACACCGCGGGTGCCGCGCTGGTGGACGCCTGGATTTCCTCCCTCACGGTGTGCCCCCAGCGCCTCTGA